A single window of Usitatibacter rugosus DNA harbors:
- a CDS encoding LysR family transcriptional regulator — protein sequence MASPVPRITLEQWRALQAVVESGGYAQAAGTLHKSQSTITYAVQQIQRLLDVKVFEIHGRKAVLTDAGHVLYRRAKTLLEEAQALERGAAEMAEDWQPEIRIAVEIVFPTWLLLECLQEFAKTRPATRIEVYETVITGTREMLADGRVDIAIGPEAGPGATALTPIRGVAVASPDHPLHKLGRKLTDRDLKRHRRIFIRDTGANRTVDVSGVELRWTVSTKATQIRALVMGLGFAWVPDDVIRDELRDGTLKRLPLRSNTELMGQLYLSHADPEFPGRDAAFLADLIVERTRTACRAAAKK from the coding sequence ATGCGCAGGCGGCCGGGACGCTGCACAAGAGCCAATCGACCATCACGTATGCCGTGCAGCAGATCCAGCGCCTGCTCGACGTGAAGGTGTTCGAGATCCACGGGCGGAAGGCCGTGCTGACCGATGCCGGCCACGTCCTCTACCGGCGGGCGAAGACGCTGCTCGAGGAGGCGCAGGCCCTGGAGCGCGGCGCCGCCGAGATGGCCGAGGACTGGCAACCCGAGATCCGCATCGCCGTGGAGATCGTCTTCCCGACGTGGCTGCTGCTCGAGTGCCTGCAGGAGTTCGCGAAGACGCGTCCGGCCACGCGCATCGAGGTGTACGAGACGGTGATCACCGGCACCCGGGAAATGCTGGCCGACGGCCGCGTGGATATCGCCATCGGTCCGGAGGCGGGACCGGGAGCGACGGCGCTGACACCCATCCGCGGTGTCGCCGTCGCGAGCCCCGACCACCCCTTGCACAAGCTCGGCCGCAAGCTCACCGACCGGGACCTCAAGCGCCATCGCCGTATCTTCATCCGCGACACCGGGGCCAATCGCACGGTCGACGTAAGCGGCGTCGAGCTGCGCTGGACGGTGAGCACCAAGGCCACGCAGATCCGCGCGCTGGTGATGGGGCTCGGCTTCGCCTGGGTTCCCGACGACGTGATCCGCGACGAGCTCCGCGACGGCACGCTGAAGCGCCTGCCACTCCGATCGAACACGGAGTTGATGGGCCAGCTCTATCTCTCGCACGCCGATCCGGAATTCCCCGGCCGCGACGCTGCCTTCCTCGCCGACCTCATCGTCGAGCGCACCCGCACCGCCTGCCGAGCCGCTGCGAAGAAATAG